Proteins from one Haliaeetus albicilla chromosome 4, bHalAlb1.1, whole genome shotgun sequence genomic window:
- the VWC2L gene encoding von Willebrand factor C domain-containing protein 2-like isoform X3, translated as MEKQRRGMALHIHEAWILLFVIPALVTPAAINHEDYPADEGDQTSSNDNLIFDDYRGKGCVDDSGFVYKLGERFFPGHSNCPCVCTEDGPVCDQPECPKIHPKCTKVEHNGCCPECKEVKNFCEYHGKNYKILEEFKVNLYYP; from the coding sequence ATGGAGAAGCAGAGGAGGGGGATGGCTCTTCATATCCATGAAGCCTGGATACTTCTGTTTGTAATCCCTGCTTTGGTCACTCCAGCTGCCATCAATCATGAAGACTACCCTGCCGATGAAGGGGACCAGACCTCCAGCAATGACAATCTGATCTTTGATGACTACCGAGGAAAGGGCTGCGTGGATGACAGTGGCTTTGTGTACAAACTGGGAGAACGTTTTTTCCCGGGACATTCCAACTGTCCCTGTGTCTGTACTGAGGATGGACCTGTTTGCGATCAACCGGAATGCCCTAAAATCCACCCAAAGTGTACAAAAGTGGAACACAATGGATGCTGTCCAGAATGCAAGGAAGTGAAAAACTTTTGTGAATATCACgggaaaaattacaaaatccTGGAGGAATTTAAG